The genomic region AAACAGCGCGCTGTGCTGCCCTCCATTTCCGCCAGTTGCTATGCGTCGATCCACACCGGAGTGTCGCCGCAACAGCATGGCTGCACCGGCAATGCAAATGTGTTTCGGCTCAGCCATGACGATGTGTTTAGCCAGGTGCGCAAGGGCGGCGGCGTGACCGGTGGCGTGGCGCACAGTTTCTGGTCGCAGTTTTTCAACCGGCACCCTTTTGATCCTGTGATGGACGTTGAATATGATGAGCCGGACAGCCAGACCATCAACCACGGTCGGTTTCATTCGATGACCGGCTATGGCCACCACAACCAGATGACGCCGTCAGATGTTGATCTGTTTGGCTCATTGACCAACCTCTGCCTGCGCAAGGACCTGGATTACGGCATGCTGCATACCTGCACGCTTGACAGTATGGGGCACCGCTATTTTCACGACTGTCAGGAAATGGATCACGCCTGTTTTGCGATGGACGAAATGCTGGCTCCGTTTATCACCCGCTGGCGGAAGATGGGCTATGAGGTGATGGTTACGGCTGACCATGGTCAGGATGCGCGTGGTCATCACGGCGGCCGAGATCCGTTGCAACAGGAAACGGCGCTTTACTATTTCGGCGAGGCGCAGGGACCCAGCAGCGACATGGTTATTGATCAGCTGCAAATCGCCCCCACCATCCTGTCACGGATGGGCGCGCCGATTGCAGACACCATGCTGGCCGAGCCGTTTTTGTGGTGAGATCGCAGGCCCCGGCAGGGGCCTGCATATCCGTCAGGAGTGGGACAGGCGGCGAGACAGGCGGGGCGCTGCCCCGGACCCCGAGGTATTTTTAACAAGAAGAAGGCGGCAGAGGGCGGCATGACACCTGATCCCTGTCCGGGTGATGTGTAGGGTGTGTGCTTGCACGCACCATCTGTTGTGTGGGTGCGGGGTCACTCGAACGGCCAGATTTCCTGGCCCAGGGCTTCGACGGCGACTGAAATGCGTTCGAAACTGTTGCGGGCCCGACCGACCGAGTGGCGGGCGCGCAAATAGCCGTGCACCAATCCGGGTTCGTTGATCCAATGCACCTGACCGCCCACCGCCTGCACGTGATCGCGGTAGTGGCGCGAATCGTCGCGCAGCGGATCACAGTCGGCTGTGATCAAAACCGTCGGCGGCAGGTTTGAGAAATCGCTGTCCTGCAAGGGGGCAAAGCTCGGGTCTCCCACTGGCAGCGGCCCGTCGCAGCGGAATTGCTGGTAATACAGACATTCATCGCGGGTCAGCATTGGCGCCTGGGCGTGCTCGATATAAGATCCTTTGGTCATATCGCCGCCCAGTCCGGGGTAGATCAACACCTGTCCCAGCACCCCCTGAAGTTTTCCGCGCGCGTGATGCGCCACTGCCGCTGCCAGGGTGCCGCCGGCGCTGTCACCGAGCAAAATCAGGCTGTTGCCATAGTGTTTTGCCGCCCATTGGGTGGCGGTCCAGGCGTCGTCAAAACTGGCCGGGTGTTTGTGCTCGGGGGCCAGCCGATAATCAACCGAGATTACGCGGTAGCCGGTCTGGGCGCAGATCTCGGCGCAGATGTCATCATGGCTGTCCAGCCCGCCGACGACAAAGCCGCCGCCGTGGAAAAACATCACTGTGCGCGATGGATCACCGGCCCAGTAGTGGCGCAGCGGCACCCCATCTGCCGAGAGCTCTTCGGTCTGGACCATGGGGGGGTGGGCGACGTGGAAATCGCGGCACATGGCATCATAGTTGTCGCGTTGTTCATCCAGGCTCAGCTCGACGGCAGTGTCGCCGTAGCTTTCGCCGGTTTTGCGGATGAAACCCCAGGTCTCGGCGTCAATCAGTTTTTCATAGTCCATCCCGGATCTCCGCTGAGTTTACCCGAGACTAGACCAGGAGTGGCCAATCTCCCAAACAAAGAAAGCGCCACGGGGGCGCTTTCCTGTCGTTTATGGGGTTGCTCTATGCGCTTGGCATCAGCTCCCAGGGGCGGGTAAAACCGCCTAGCACCCTGGCGATTTTATCGTCTGAAATGCCATTGGCTTCGACCTGGGCGACCAGACCGCGCTTTTTGTCGTCGATCACGTTTTCAACCCGCGCAGCCAGCCCCGATTTGAGCAGGGCGTCGTTGTAGACCCGGGTAATTGCATTGCGGCGCAGATCCGGTTTGAACACCTTGCCAACAGCCGTCTTGGGCAGCTCGTCCAGAATGGTCATATGTTTTGGAATGGCGGCGCGTTCGTGGACGTGCAGTTTGCAGAACGCCATTAGCTCTTCAGGTGTGACCGAGGCGCCGTCGACCAATTCGACAAAGGCGCAGGGCAGCTCTCCCGCATGGGCATCAGGCTGCCCGATGGCACCGGCAAAGGCCACTGCCTCGTGGCCCAGCAGCGCCTCTTCGATCTCGGCCGGGTCGATGTTGTGACCGCCGCGGATGATCAGATCCTTGGCACGGCCAGTGATCCACAGATAGCCGTCCCCGTCTATCCGGCCCAGATCGCCAGTGCGCAGGTATTTGTCGAAATAATACAGGTCGGTATTCTTGGCCGCCTCGGTATAGGTATGGCCCGCATAAACGCCGGGGTTGGAGACGCAGATCTCGCCGATCTCATCCTCGGCACTTTCCACCGGGCCATCT from Parasedimentitalea psychrophila harbors:
- a CDS encoding alkaline phosphatase family protein; the encoded protein is MNTKLLLIILDGVPWRNFRRLFGNLEGWVDSGEARVWKQRAVLPSISASCYASIHTGVSPQQHGCTGNANVFRLSHDDVFSQVRKGGGVTGGVAHSFWSQFFNRHPFDPVMDVEYDEPDSQTINHGRFHSMTGYGHHNQMTPSDVDLFGSLTNLCLRKDLDYGMLHTCTLDSMGHRYFHDCQEMDHACFAMDEMLAPFITRWRKMGYEVMVTADHGQDARGHHGGRDPLQQETALYYFGEAQGPSSDMVIDQLQIAPTILSRMGAPIADTMLAEPFLW
- a CDS encoding alpha/beta hydrolase, giving the protein MDYEKLIDAETWGFIRKTGESYGDTAVELSLDEQRDNYDAMCRDFHVAHPPMVQTEELSADGVPLRHYWAGDPSRTVMFFHGGGFVVGGLDSHDDICAEICAQTGYRVISVDYRLAPEHKHPASFDDAWTATQWAAKHYGNSLILLGDSAGGTLAAAVAHHARGKLQGVLGQVLIYPGLGGDMTKGSYIEHAQAPMLTRDECLYYQQFRCDGPLPVGDPSFAPLQDSDFSNLPPTVLITADCDPLRDDSRHYRDHVQAVGGQVHWINEPGLVHGYLRARHSVGRARNSFERISVAVEALGQEIWPFE